CAGGCCATGGCCGATGACGGCGATGACGCCATTGCCTCCGGCCTGTCGGCGGACCCCGGCCAGGCGCGACCTGCATCCACGGTCTGGCCCTGGCTGGCCCTGTTGCTGGCGCTGCTGTGGTTGGTGACCCTGGCCTGGGCGCTACGGCTCCGGGCCCGTGGCCCCGCACCCGTGGCTGGCGAGGACGGCGATCCGCTCGGCGTCGCCCCACCGACCACCGCCGACCTGCGCCATGCCCTGGATGCCGACAGCTTCGGCGAAGCCGTGCGCCTGCTGCAGGCAATGGCCCGGCCGCCGGCGGCCGACCTCGACGAGGTGGTCGCGCGCCTGGCCGATCCGCGCCAGCGCGAGGCCCTGCAGGCCATGCGCCGCGCGCTGTGGGCGGGCGATGGCGACCCGTCCGCCGCGCGCGTGGCCCTGCGCAGCGCGTTCCGCGACGGGCCACGCTGGAGCGGCGATCCGGCCGACGACGGCGAGGAGCTGTTGCCGCCGCTGTATCCGCCGCGCCAGGGCCGCTGAGCGCGTCTGCTAACCTCGCGCCCTTGACCCGTACGCTCCAGGAAACACCGCATGACCCTTACCGGACGCCCCTGGCCGATGCCGCTGAAGATGGGCGTGGGCTTCGCCGCCGGCCTGCTGCTGGGCCTGGTCGTGCACCTGACCGCCGGCGCCGACGCGGGCTGGGTGCAGGCGTTCACCCGCTACGTGACCACGCCGGCGTCGAGCCTGTTCCTCAACCTGATCTTCATGCTGATCGTGCCGCTGCTGTTCTCGGCGCTGGTCATGGGCATCGCCGAGATGGGCGACATCCGCGCCCTCGGCCGGATCGGCTGGAAGACCCTGGCCTATACCGTGGTGCTCTCCGGCGCGGCGGTACTGCTCGGCTTGCTGCTGGTGAACGTGCTGCGTCCGGGCGCGGGCGTGGACCCGACGCTGGCCGCGCAGCTGCTGGTGCAGAACGCAGAGCGCAGCCGCGACATCGTCGCCAGCATCGAGACCCAGCCGCGCGGCATCGACATGGTGCTGTCGATCGTGCCCAGCAACGTCATCCAGGCCGCTTCCGACAACGGCTCGATCCTGGCGCTGATGTTCTTCGCGGTGATGTTCGGCGTGGGCATGGTCCTGACCGACGACGACAAGGTCGCCACGCTCAAGCGCGGCATCGAGGGCGTGTTCGAGATCTCCATGACCCTGATCGGCCTGGTGATCCGGCTGGCGCCGTACGCGGTGTTCTGCTTCATGTTCAACCTCGCCGCGATCTTCGGCTTCGAGCTGCTGGTGCGACTGGGCGCGTACGTGGGGGTGGTAGTGCTGGCGCTGGGCCTGCACATGTTCGTCGGCTATGGAATCGCCGTGCGCCTGGCCGGGCGCTCTCCGCTGAAGTTCTTCCGCGACATCCAGGAAGCGGCGGTGATGGCGTTCTCCACCGCCTCCAGCAACGCCACCCTGCCGACCGCGCTGCGCGTGGCCGACCAGATCGGCCTGCCGCACAAGGTGTCGCGCTTCGTGCTGACCGTGGGCGCCACCGCCAACCAGAACGGCACCGCGCTGTTCGAGGGCGTGACCGTGATCTTCCTGGCCCAGTTCTTCGGCGTGGACCTGAGCCTGGGCCAGCAGTTCATGGTGATGCTGGTGTGCATCCTCGGCGGCATCGGCACCGCCGGCGTGCCTTCCGGCTCGCTGCCGGTGGTGGCGCTGATCTGCGCCATGGTCGGCGTCGACCCGATCGGCATCGGCCTGATCCTCGGCGTGAACCACTTCCTCGACATGTGCCGTACCACGCTCAACGTCAGCGGCGACCTCACCCTGGCCACCCTGGTGGCCGCGGGCGAGCCGGAGGATGTCGACGACGGGGGCGCCCATGCGCCGGCGAACGGAACCGCCGCCTGAGGGCGACGGTTCCAGACGAAACGCTGGCGGGAACGTTCCCTCGCCGGAAAAACCCGGAAACGCAGCGTTCGGGGCGGCAAATCAATGGGTTGCGGCAGGACAGGACCGCCGCGGGATGGGACAATGTCCGGCCCGCATCCCGCGGTTGCCATCGACCAAGCCGAAACCCCACATGACGAAGCCGACACGCCGCCAGCTCGCCAACGCCATCCGTTTCCTCGCCGCCGATGCGGTCGAGGCCGCCAAGTCGGGCCACCCCGGCATGCCGATGGGCATGGCCGATATCGCCGAAGTGCTGTGGAACGACTATCTGCGCCACAACCCGTCCAACCCGGACTGGTTCAACCGCGACCGCTTCGTCCTGTCCAACGGCCACGGTTCGATGCTGCACTACGCGCTGCTGCACCTGAGCGGCTACGACCTGCCGATCGAGGAGCTCAAGCGCTTCCGCCAGCTGCACAGCAAGACCGCCGGCCACCCGGAGCGCTACGAGACCCCGGGCATCGAGACCACCACCGGTCCGCTGGGCCAGGGCTTCGCCAACGCCGTCGGCTTCGCGCTGGCCGAGAAGGTGCTGGCTGCGCGCTTCAACCGTCCCGAGTACGAAGTCGTCGACCACCGCACCTGGGTGTTCATGGGCGACGGCTGCATGATGGAGGGCGTGTCCCACGAGGCCGCCTCGCTCGCCGGCACCTGGGGCCTGGGCAAGCTGACCGCGTTCTGGGACGACAACGGCATCTCGATCGACGGCGAGGTCCACGACTGGTTCACCGACGACACCCCGGCGCGCTTCGAGGCGTACGGCTGGCACGTGGTGCGCGGCGTCGACGGGCATGATCCGGAATCGATCAAGGCCGCGATCGAGCAGGCCATCGCGGTCGACGACAAGCCGACCCTGGTGTGCTGCAAGACCACCATCGGTTTCGGTGCCCCGCACAAGGCCGGCAAGGAAGAGTCGCACGGCGCCCCGCTGGGCAAGGACGAGATCGAAGGCACCCGCAAGGCGCTGGATTGGCCGCACGCGCCGTTCGAAATCCCGCAGGAGATCTACGACGGCTGGCGCGCCAACGGTGCAGGCACCCTGCGCCAGGCCGAGTGGGAGCAGCTGTTCGACAAGTACGCCAGGCAGTACCCGGCCGAGGCCGCCGAGCTGGTCCGCCGTTCGCGCGGCGAGCTGCCGGAGGATTTCGTCGCCCAGGCCGACGCCTTCGTCGCCAAGGTCCAGGCCGAGGGCGCGACCATCGCCTCGCGCAAGGCCTCGCAGAACGCGATCTCCGCGTTCGCGCCGTTGCTGCCGGAACTGATTGGTGGTTCGGCCGACCTGGCCCCGTCCAACCTGACCCAGTGGAAGGCCAGCAAGTCGGTCACCGAGGTCGACCCGAACGCCAACTACGTGCACTACGGCGTGCGCGAGTTCGGCATGAGCGCGATCGCCAACGGCATCGCCCTGCACGGCGGTTTCCTGCCGTTCGACGCCACCTTCCTGGTGTTCAGCGATTACGCCCGCAACGCGCTGCGCATGAGCGCGCTGATCCCGGCGCACGTGATCCACGTGTTCACCCACGACTCCATCGGCCTGGGCGAGGACGGTCCGACCCACCAGCCGGTCGAGCACCTGGCCTCGCTGCGCTACATCCCCAACAACGACGTGTGGCGTCCGTGCGACGCGGTCGAGTCGGCGGTGGCGTGGAAGTCGGCGATCGTGCGCAAGGAAGGCCCGAGCGTGCTGGTGTTCAGTCGCCAGAACCTGCCGCACCAGCCGCGCAGCGAGGAGCAGGTCAAGCTGATCGAGCGCGGTGGCTACATCCTGGCCGACGCCGAGGGCGGCAACCCCGACGTGATCCTGATCGGCACCGGTTCGGAAGTGTCGCTGGCGGTGGAAGCCAAGGCGCAGCTGGATGCCGCGGGAATCAAGACCCGCGTGGTGTCGATGCCCGCCAGCACCGTGTTCGACCGCCAGGACGAGGCCTACCGCGAGTCGGTGCTGCCGAAGTCCGTGCGCAAGCGCGTGGCGGTGGAAGCCGGCATCACCGACTTCTGGCGCAAGTACGTGGGCCTGGACGGCGCGGTCATCGGCCTGGACCGCTTCGGTGCCTCGGCCCCGGCGGGCGAGCTGTACAAGTACTTCAATATCACCACCGACGCGGTGGTGGCCGCGGCCAAGGCGCTCTGAGCCCGGGTCGTCCCGCAGCCGGGCCAAGCGCCCGGCTGCAGGCATAGCGATGCATGGAAGGGGACGCTATGGCGTCCCTTTTCCTTTCCAGCCACCGGCGAACTGCACGACCAGCCAGGCGTCGATTCCCGACAGCGCAGGCGGCAATGCCGCCAGGCGGGCCCAGTGCAGGCTTTCGATTTCCTCGTCCTGCGCATGCGGGCGGCGGCGGCGCAGGCGCTGCGCGCCGAAGACCAGGCCGGTCAACGGGTCGACGGTCCCGGGCGAGCCCAGCTGCAGCCAGCCCAGGATCTCCATCGAACCGGCGACATGTCCGGTTTCCTCAAGCAGCTCGCGCGCTGCCGCCTGGCGCGGCGTCTCACCGGGATCGACCCAGCCGCCGGGCAGCTCCAGCACCTGGCGCCGCGCATTGCGCACCAGCAGGATCCTGCCCAGGTCGATGGCCAGGACCAGGACGAAGTCGGCTGCGACGCCGGGGGCACGGCCGTGGCCGGCGGCACGCACCACCTCGCCACGCTCGTTAGCGGGCGGCGGATCGGGAAGCAGTAGCGGGGAGGTCGGGACCACGCGTCTGGGGACATGGGGGACGGGCGGTGGATGCCTGCCCGGGCCGCGGATTGTGTCCGAACCGGCGCCTGCTGCATGCACTTGCCCTATAGGTGATCGCTATCCGACCGCCATCGCGATTGGGTATGCGATGGCCTGGTCGTCCGAGACCAATGCCCAATGTGGCTGCACGCCTGCCGGCAGCCCCGCTGGGGGATCGCCGTGCAGATCGATGCCCATGGTTCCGATCCGCGTGAAGTGGCCGCGGCCGGTATAACGCATCTCCGGCCGGAGCAGTCCGGCGCGCGCATGCAGGGCGAGCATGGCGACCACACCGGTCACATTCAGCGGCTGGTTGGCCAGGGGTTCGACCCCGGCTTGCAGCATGGTCCGGCCGTCATCGAAGGCGCAGGCGCCGTGGCTACCGTCGCCAGCTTCGACCTGCAGCGTGCCGGCCAGTGCACAGGGGCACCGATCCGGTAGCGCAGGATCAGGAAGCTGGAGGAGCCCACCAGCCAGGCCTGCGCGCCGACGAGCGGTGGGGCGGTGCCGTGCCGGGGCATCGGCGTCGCAGCCTGCGTGAAGCAGCAGGGCAGGGGCGGCCAGCAACAGGCGTGCGGCAAGGTGATGGAACATGCACGGCATCCATGAGTGGACTGCCGATGTTGTCCAGCGGCCGCGCGCAGGCGTCCTCTGGGATCGAACCGTACCTGCCGGCGCCGCGTCGTGGGCGCCGCAGTGCAGCTCAATGGGCGGCGGGCTTGTCGTGCTTGCTGCCGCCGCGGCAGCGTGGTGAATCCGGCACGCTGGCGTCGGCTTCCCATTCGGCCGGGGTGTAGGTGTGCAGGGCCAGGGCGTGGATCTGCTGCATCAGCCCACCCATCGCCGCGTAGACCGCCTGGTGGCGCTGGATCAGGCGCTTGCCGTCGAAGGCATCGCTGACCACCACGGCCTTGTAGTGGGTCTCCAGGCCGCGGCTGTGCATATGGCTCTCGTCCAGCACCTCGAGGTGCCGGGGTTGCAGGGAGGCGAGGGCCTGGCGGATCTGGTCGGCGCGGGTGCTCATGTCGGTACGGCTGGGGGAATGGGAACAGGATGGGGACGGATGAATCCACGCCCAAGCCTGGGGCAAAGCTTACCGGGCCGGCGCCGGTGTGGCCCCGGTAGCGCGGCAACACTGCATCCCGGTGCGCTCAGGCCCCTGGCACGGACAGGTCGGGGGCCGGCTGC
This genomic interval from Pseudoxanthomonas suwonensis 11-1 contains the following:
- a CDS encoding dicarboxylate/amino acid:cation symporter produces the protein MTLTGRPWPMPLKMGVGFAAGLLLGLVVHLTAGADAGWVQAFTRYVTTPASSLFLNLIFMLIVPLLFSALVMGIAEMGDIRALGRIGWKTLAYTVVLSGAAVLLGLLLVNVLRPGAGVDPTLAAQLLVQNAERSRDIVASIETQPRGIDMVLSIVPSNVIQAASDNGSILALMFFAVMFGVGMVLTDDDKVATLKRGIEGVFEISMTLIGLVIRLAPYAVFCFMFNLAAIFGFELLVRLGAYVGVVVLALGLHMFVGYGIAVRLAGRSPLKFFRDIQEAAVMAFSTASSNATLPTALRVADQIGLPHKVSRFVLTVGATANQNGTALFEGVTVIFLAQFFGVDLSLGQQFMVMLVCILGGIGTAGVPSGSLPVVALICAMVGVDPIGIGLILGVNHFLDMCRTTLNVSGDLTLATLVAAGEPEDVDDGGAHAPANGTAA
- a CDS encoding BolA family protein; the encoded protein is MSTRADQIRQALASLQPRHLEVLDESHMHSRGLETHYKAVVVSDAFDGKRLIQRHQAVYAAMGGLMQQIHALALHTYTPAEWEADASVPDSPRCRGGSKHDKPAAH
- a CDS encoding NUDIX hydrolase → MVPTSPLLLPDPPPANERGEVVRAAGHGRAPGVAADFVLVLAIDLGRILLVRNARRQVLELPGGWVDPGETPRQAAARELLEETGHVAGSMEILGWLQLGSPGTVDPLTGLVFGAQRLRRRRPHAQDEEIESLHWARLAALPPALSGIDAWLVVQFAGGWKGKGTP
- the tkt gene encoding transketolase, translated to MTKPTRRQLANAIRFLAADAVEAAKSGHPGMPMGMADIAEVLWNDYLRHNPSNPDWFNRDRFVLSNGHGSMLHYALLHLSGYDLPIEELKRFRQLHSKTAGHPERYETPGIETTTGPLGQGFANAVGFALAEKVLAARFNRPEYEVVDHRTWVFMGDGCMMEGVSHEAASLAGTWGLGKLTAFWDDNGISIDGEVHDWFTDDTPARFEAYGWHVVRGVDGHDPESIKAAIEQAIAVDDKPTLVCCKTTIGFGAPHKAGKEESHGAPLGKDEIEGTRKALDWPHAPFEIPQEIYDGWRANGAGTLRQAEWEQLFDKYARQYPAEAAELVRRSRGELPEDFVAQADAFVAKVQAEGATIASRKASQNAISAFAPLLPELIGGSADLAPSNLTQWKASKSVTEVDPNANYVHYGVREFGMSAIANGIALHGGFLPFDATFLVFSDYARNALRMSALIPAHVIHVFTHDSIGLGEDGPTHQPVEHLASLRYIPNNDVWRPCDAVESAVAWKSAIVRKEGPSVLVFSRQNLPHQPRSEEQVKLIERGGYILADAEGGNPDVILIGTGSEVSLAVEAKAQLDAAGIKTRVVSMPASTVFDRQDEAYRESVLPKSVRKRVAVEAGITDFWRKYVGLDGAVIGLDRFGASAPAGELYKYFNITTDAVVAAAKAL